A DNA window from Pseudarthrobacter sp. W1I19 contains the following coding sequences:
- the pgm gene encoding phosphoglucomutase (alpha-D-glucose-1,6-bisphosphate-dependent), whose amino-acid sequence MASRAGTVAQPQDLVDITALLDAYYDISPDLGDPGQRVVFGTSGHRGSSLKASFNEKHILAITQAIVEYRAAQGVTGPLFLAKDTHALSEPAQNSALEVLAANGVQVLIDARHGYTPTPALSHAILTYNRNAGAGAPQADGIVVTPSHNPPADGGFKYNPPHGGPADSDATGWIANRANELLENGLRGVKRVAVADALAADTTGKFDFLSSYVDDLPSVLDLDAIRGAGVRIGADPMGGASVDYWGEIAERHQLNLTVVNPTVDPQWAFMTLDWDEKIRMDCSSPAAMASLIKRMSDGGAGAGASFDVATGNDADADRHGIVTPDGGLMNPNHYLAVAIDYLYRNRSGWNPGSVVGKTLVSSSIIDRVAESLGRKLVEVPVGFKWFVPGLLSGEGAFGGEESAGASFNKKDGSVWTTDKDGILLALLASEITAVTGKSPSQLYKGLTDQFGAPVYARIDAAATREQKSALGKLSPSDVTATELAGEAITAKLTEAPGNGASIGGLKVVTENAWFAARPSGTEDVYKIYAESFKGEDHLKQVQAEAKALVDSVIA is encoded by the coding sequence ATGGCTAGCCGCGCGGGTACAGTTGCCCAACCCCAGGACCTTGTTGACATCACTGCGCTTCTTGACGCGTATTACGACATCTCGCCTGATCTGGGTGATCCCGGCCAGCGCGTGGTTTTTGGCACTTCCGGGCACCGCGGTTCGAGCCTCAAAGCGTCGTTCAACGAGAAGCACATTCTCGCCATCACCCAGGCGATTGTGGAATACCGGGCGGCGCAGGGCGTCACGGGTCCGTTGTTCCTGGCCAAGGACACCCACGCCCTGAGCGAGCCGGCACAGAACTCGGCCCTTGAGGTGCTCGCCGCCAACGGTGTGCAGGTCCTCATCGACGCCCGCCACGGCTACACCCCCACCCCCGCCCTGAGCCACGCCATCCTCACCTACAACCGGAACGCCGGTGCCGGCGCACCCCAGGCTGACGGCATCGTGGTCACGCCGAGCCACAACCCGCCGGCTGACGGCGGTTTCAAGTACAACCCTCCCCACGGCGGCCCCGCCGATTCGGACGCCACCGGCTGGATCGCCAACCGCGCGAACGAACTGCTCGAAAACGGCCTCCGCGGCGTCAAGCGCGTGGCGGTGGCCGATGCACTGGCCGCCGACACCACCGGCAAGTTCGACTTCCTCAGCAGTTATGTGGACGACCTCCCCTCGGTCCTGGACCTGGACGCCATCCGCGGAGCCGGCGTCCGGATCGGCGCCGACCCCATGGGTGGGGCATCCGTGGACTACTGGGGCGAGATCGCCGAGCGCCACCAGCTGAACCTCACCGTGGTGAACCCCACCGTGGACCCGCAATGGGCCTTTATGACCCTGGACTGGGACGAGAAGATCCGGATGGACTGCTCTTCGCCGGCCGCCATGGCCTCGCTGATCAAGCGCATGTCCGACGGCGGTGCAGGCGCGGGTGCCTCGTTTGACGTTGCCACCGGCAACGATGCAGACGCGGACCGGCACGGCATCGTCACCCCCGACGGCGGGCTGATGAACCCGAACCACTACCTCGCCGTCGCCATCGACTACCTTTACCGCAACCGCAGCGGCTGGAACCCGGGGTCCGTGGTGGGCAAGACCCTGGTGTCCTCCTCCATCATCGACCGCGTCGCAGAGAGCCTGGGACGCAAGCTCGTGGAGGTCCCGGTGGGCTTCAAGTGGTTTGTGCCCGGCCTGCTCTCCGGCGAGGGCGCGTTCGGTGGCGAGGAATCCGCCGGTGCATCCTTCAACAAAAAGGACGGCAGCGTCTGGACCACGGACAAGGACGGCATCCTGCTGGCCCTGCTCGCCTCGGAAATCACGGCGGTCACCGGCAAGTCCCCGTCGCAGCTCTACAAGGGCCTGACTGACCAGTTCGGCGCCCCCGTGTACGCCCGTATCGACGCCGCCGCCACGCGCGAGCAGAAGTCTGCACTCGGCAAACTGTCGCCGTCGGATGTTACTGCCACGGAACTGGCAGGCGAGGCCATCACCGCCAAGCTCACGGAAGCACCCGGCAACGGCGCCTCCATCGGCGGTCTGAAGGTGGTTACGGAGAACGCCTGGTTCGCCGCCCGCCCGTCCGGCACCGAGGATGTCTACAAGATCTACGCTGAGTCCTTCAAGGGCGAGGACCACCTCAAGCAGGTCCAGGCCGAAGCCAAGGCCCTGGTGGACAGCGTCATCGCCTAG
- a CDS encoding 2'-5' RNA ligase family protein, with product MPVRNLILVAFVEPVAEGLVFLRSDWPLHITLVRFDVGATDGANPADRLAVLAEAPAGAALGARLTVGGDAGFGRNGSVPVSLIEPQPDLQTLHEQLVAVVGSLGGKVLTPAHTLSGYRPHVSHHGDKRLYPGDVVVLDRIALVDMAPDGDRTVRRVLRLWGRGETAGAKNPRR from the coding sequence ATGCCCGTGCGGAACCTCATCCTGGTTGCCTTTGTTGAGCCCGTGGCGGAGGGGCTGGTGTTCCTGCGCTCCGACTGGCCGCTGCACATCACGCTGGTGAGGTTCGACGTCGGCGCTACAGATGGTGCCAACCCTGCGGACCGCCTTGCAGTACTTGCGGAAGCGCCGGCCGGGGCAGCACTGGGCGCCAGGCTCACCGTAGGCGGCGATGCCGGGTTCGGCCGGAACGGCTCCGTTCCCGTCAGCCTGATTGAACCGCAACCGGACCTGCAAACCCTTCACGAGCAGTTGGTCGCGGTGGTCGGCAGTCTGGGCGGCAAAGTCCTCACCCCCGCCCACACCCTGTCCGGATACCGGCCCCACGTGTCACATCACGGTGACAAACGGCTATACCCGGGCGACGTCGTCGTTCTCGACCGGATCGCGCTGGTGGACATGGCGCCGGACGGTGACCGTACCGTCCGGCGCGTCCTCCGGCTCTGGGGCCGGGGGGAAACAGCCGGGGCGAAGAACCCTAGGCGATGA
- a CDS encoding malonic semialdehyde reductase: MTIAHEEAVIDSAAVDAIFAQARTANSFTGEVTDEQAQAIYELTKYGPTAFNSQPLRVTYVRSAEARATLVDALANGNKAKTASAPLVAILSYDTDWAGQWDNFLPGYNAPKAMYDANPELAAATGNNNAHLQAGYFILAVRSLGFAAGPMTGADFAAIDAAFFPAGDQKSFLVVNIGQPAEDAWGEAKPKFSYDEVVRTV, translated from the coding sequence ATGACTATTGCCCACGAAGAAGCGGTTATCGATTCGGCCGCCGTCGATGCCATTTTCGCCCAGGCCCGCACCGCCAACTCCTTCACTGGAGAGGTGACCGACGAGCAGGCGCAGGCCATCTACGAGCTGACCAAGTATGGCCCCACTGCCTTCAACTCGCAGCCGCTGCGCGTGACCTACGTCCGCTCCGCCGAAGCCCGCGCCACCCTCGTAGATGCACTCGCCAACGGGAACAAGGCCAAGACCGCATCCGCCCCGCTCGTTGCCATCCTGAGCTACGACACCGACTGGGCAGGGCAGTGGGACAACTTCCTCCCCGGCTACAACGCCCCCAAGGCCATGTACGACGCCAACCCCGAACTGGCCGCCGCCACGGGCAACAACAACGCCCACCTGCAGGCCGGCTACTTCATCCTTGCCGTCCGGTCGCTCGGCTTCGCTGCCGGGCCCATGACCGGTGCCGATTTCGCCGCCATCGACGCGGCATTCTTCCCGGCCGGCGACCAGAAGAGCTTCCTGGTGGTCAACATCGGCCAGCCCGCCGAGGACGCCTGGGGCGAAGCCAAGCCGAAGTTCTCCTACGACGAGGTCGTCCGCACCGTCTAA
- a CDS encoding uracil-xanthine permease family protein, producing MSMLGIKWKLHGTGKSIKPGHVVAPDERLAWPLTIGVGMQHVVAMFGATFLVPIITGMPPATTLFFSGIGTLLFLVITKGRVPSYLGSSFAFIAPIMASQQQFGVPGALGGVVLAGAVLALVGAIVQKFGAGWINRLMPPIVTGAIVALIGLNLAPAAKNNFDAAPVTAVITLATIILVSVLFRGILGRLGILVGVVVGYLVAMLRGEVSYDKMDAAAWVGLPQFQAPEFHLGILGLFVPVVLVLVAENIGHVKSVAAMTGQNLDGVSGRALMADGAATVLAGFGGGSGTTTYAENIGVMAATKVYSTAAYWVAGIFAILLSFSPKFGELIATVPPGVLGGAATMLYGMIGILGVKIWVQNKVNFSNPVNLTTAAVALIIGIADYTWTIGELKFTGIALGSAAALVIYHGMKAIAKARGTVAEPETEQPGLPPATKAAINAAAKKRAPKKR from the coding sequence ATGAGCATGCTCGGAATCAAATGGAAGCTGCACGGCACCGGCAAGTCCATCAAGCCTGGCCATGTGGTAGCCCCCGATGAACGGCTTGCCTGGCCGCTGACCATCGGCGTGGGCATGCAGCACGTGGTGGCCATGTTCGGCGCCACCTTCCTGGTGCCCATCATCACCGGCATGCCGCCGGCCACCACCCTGTTCTTCTCCGGCATCGGCACATTGCTGTTCCTGGTGATCACCAAGGGCCGGGTGCCCAGCTACCTGGGCTCAAGCTTTGCGTTCATTGCCCCCATCATGGCCTCGCAGCAGCAGTTCGGTGTCCCCGGAGCCCTCGGCGGCGTGGTGCTGGCCGGCGCCGTGCTTGCCCTGGTGGGCGCGATCGTGCAGAAGTTCGGCGCAGGCTGGATCAACCGGCTCATGCCGCCCATCGTCACCGGCGCGATCGTGGCGCTGATCGGCCTCAACCTCGCCCCCGCGGCCAAAAACAATTTCGACGCCGCCCCGGTCACCGCCGTGATCACGCTGGCCACCATCATCCTGGTCAGCGTCCTGTTCCGCGGGATACTGGGCCGCCTCGGCATCCTGGTGGGCGTGGTGGTGGGCTACCTCGTGGCCATGCTCCGCGGCGAAGTCAGCTACGACAAGATGGACGCCGCCGCATGGGTGGGACTGCCCCAGTTCCAGGCCCCCGAATTCCACCTCGGCATCCTGGGCCTGTTCGTTCCCGTGGTGCTGGTGCTCGTGGCCGAGAACATCGGCCATGTGAAATCCGTGGCTGCCATGACAGGCCAGAACCTCGACGGCGTCTCCGGCCGCGCCCTGATGGCCGACGGCGCCGCCACCGTCCTGGCCGGCTTCGGCGGCGGATCCGGCACCACCACCTACGCGGAAAACATCGGCGTTATGGCCGCCACCAAGGTCTATTCGACGGCGGCCTACTGGGTGGCGGGCATCTTCGCCATCCTGCTCAGCTTCTCCCCCAAATTCGGCGAACTGATCGCTACCGTCCCGCCGGGTGTGCTGGGCGGCGCGGCCACCATGCTCTACGGCATGATCGGCATCCTGGGCGTGAAGATCTGGGTGCAGAACAAAGTGAACTTCTCCAACCCCGTGAACCTCACAACCGCCGCCGTCGCCCTGATCATCGGCATCGCGGACTACACCTGGACCATCGGCGAGCTCAAGTTCACAGGGATCGCCTTGGGCTCCGCCGCGGCGCTGGTGATCTACCACGGCATGAAGGCCATCGCCAAGGCCCGTGGAACGGTGGCGGAACCCGAAACCGAGCAGCCCGGGTTGCCTCCTGCCACCAAGGCGGCTATCAACGCTGCGGCGAAGAAGCGGGCACCCAAGAAGCGCTAG
- a CDS encoding SGNH/GDSL hydrolase family protein has product MTIDQQETWSGNTPGQRHPWHRFVALGDSYTEGIGDPEPRSIGGYRGWADRAAEELAIGQRDFAYANLAVRGMVLQEIIDTQLEAAMALKPDLIAMSGGGNDIVFRRGDPDKLAEKMDQAVGVLAETGATVMLFAAPDWGGTPVLGQARGRLAIYNEHFHTIGIRHHAVMVDLWCLPALHDARMWDRDRLHLSPLGHHVVAVAALDALAVPHSLKPLQPRPVPSHRWTQARAEDLIWARQYLFPWVLRRLRPRPGESLAPKRPLPGPVFGIGSSGADSHDAA; this is encoded by the coding sequence ACCGCTTCGTCGCCCTCGGTGACTCCTACACGGAAGGAATCGGTGACCCGGAACCGCGCAGCATCGGCGGCTACCGCGGCTGGGCTGACCGGGCGGCGGAGGAACTCGCCATCGGGCAGCGTGACTTCGCCTACGCCAACCTCGCGGTGCGGGGGATGGTGCTGCAGGAGATCATCGACACGCAGCTCGAGGCTGCCATGGCGCTGAAGCCGGACCTGATAGCAATGTCCGGCGGCGGCAATGACATCGTGTTCCGGCGGGGTGACCCGGACAAACTGGCCGAGAAGATGGACCAGGCGGTAGGCGTGCTGGCGGAAACCGGGGCCACGGTGATGTTGTTCGCGGCTCCGGACTGGGGCGGTACGCCGGTACTGGGGCAGGCCCGGGGGAGGTTGGCTATCTACAACGAGCACTTCCACACGATCGGCATCCGCCATCATGCGGTGATGGTGGACCTGTGGTGCCTTCCGGCGCTCCACGACGCCCGGATGTGGGACAGGGACCGGCTCCACCTTTCGCCGCTGGGTCATCACGTTGTTGCCGTTGCCGCCCTCGACGCGCTCGCGGTGCCGCATTCGCTCAAGCCCCTGCAACCACGGCCGGTGCCGTCCCATCGGTGGACCCAGGCCAGGGCCGAAGACCTGATCTGGGCGAGGCAATACTTGTTCCCGTGGGTCTTGCGAAGGCTGCGTCCCCGTCCCGGGGAGTCCCTGGCACCTAAGCGGCCTCTGCCTGGCCCGGTCTTTGGCATCGGCAGCAGTGGAGCTGACTCACATGACGCCGCCTAG